The sequence GCTTTTCTGGAGGTCCAAGGTATGGACCATAGTCCTCATCAGGAGCCATGCTTCATAGTCAGATGCCTGCAAAGACAGAAAGACAACTTGATTAAATACTAACTTTACATTTGCCACAAAATGCAAATTTGGTGATTTTTATAATATGACTGCCTGAGTTAGTTTTTCATGATTATGGCTACTTCTAAGATATTCGGAGTCTTTGTCACAAAATATGTTTTTTTGCCGAACAAATGTGCACTTACTGGTCCCAGTCTCTCGGAATGTTCTTTGATGTTAAGTTGACTGTCCGAGATCAACACATTCAGCTTCTAGCTAATGCAAAGATTTCTTGTGCGCGAAGTCGTTACGGTATGATGTTTCATGATATATGTTTGGAACTTGTCATTGTGAATCAATTTCAAGTATTATTCCAAATCTTCTTATCTTAGCAGTATTAATAAGTGTCCTCCATGACTCAATGCTCTTGAGTTTAGTCAAGGTTTCCCATTGTACATATTTGTTACACAGATTACAGAGTGCAGTATCTGTCTTTTATCGCTTTTCTGGAGGTCCAAGGTATGGATCATAGTCCTTATCCGAAGCCATACTTTTTTAGTAAAATGCGTGAAAAGACAGAAACATAACTTGATTAAATACTAACTTTACCATTGCCACAAAACGCAAATTTAGTGATTTTTATAATACGACACCATGAAAAAACTTAAAATCTCTCTACCACATTTTTAGAAATAGGATACCATACTGAATGTCTGATTAAACTGTCTTTTAGTACCTCCTGATAGTACCAGTCAGCTAGCTGGCCCATGGACTTGTGTATCCTTATAGACTGTTTTCTTTGTTGGTTGGTCTACAGCAATCCATCTACATGGATTGACTTGTTTATGGTGAACTGCAGAAGTCATGAAAGGGAGGTAAAATATCATGGATCTTGGGATATCTTCAGGTCTGTTGACAGAAAGCCAGTCCTTAACCTCTTTGTATGCTAATGTATTCAGTACTTCATACATCACTTATAAAAACATACAGGCCTGGTGTAATGCTTTTCTTCAAGGATTTTTTTTAACTGACCTGCTGCAATGCCACTAGACTCTACTGCAAGGTCGCAAATTGATGCGTCTTCAGATATTTTTCCAATCGTGGATAGCAAGTTCCAGATtatgtgaaaattacccatttttggGATAATTTTCCCATACTGTTCTTGGTGTCTCCATGCTATTTATGTTGTTTGGAAAGCAGTGTTTGACCAAGAACAAGTGTAAGAGAATAAAGATGTAATGAATCTTTAATGGATATATATTCATGACGAATGTCTTGAACTGTTGCTGGACATTTATAGTAATAGCCAAATAGCCAACTGTGTCTGCTAGCACAACCATGTTATTTCTTATATTGAAACATGTCTACTTTCTGGCTCTCCATATTTCATAAAATTACCATTAAATACCATGACAACACTTCTTCGTAGTATTTTAACTTATCTTGCAAGTAAAGTCATCAATAGCTTCAAGTTCCATGAAATATGAGGTGAAGGCTATAGtagtagaagaaaagaaaaagttttttccCTTTGTCATTTTCTATACACCGAGTAGAAGTTCttgaaagaaatataagaaaataatatgttTCCATATACTCTGACATAATCAATTATCACCCAATTGTTTAATAGGGGTATGATACTCCACAGTCAAGTCATGGCTACAGCTAGTCGGCTCGCCGCTGAAAGGATTTTCACCAGAGGCGATTGTGGGGCTGAACCACTATCCAATGCATTGAATTCAGATGGCCTGTTGTTGCACTTTGCTGAAAATGGGTTTTAATTTATGCTAAAACACAAATTTCAAACATTGAGGAAATATTATGTGAAAATGGCAAAACCACCCACAAATTTGTTCTCAGtgatgtttttgttataattcaagATATATAACTCGAAAATAAATTGAGCATTCTTCACCTAGATTCAAgtttaattttatacttttttatgtaTAATCTACCGTTACAAATATATATCCCGATTTTACTCATACTAAAAGTTTCCCGAAAAGTCAAGATGCTTTCTCATATGGTGGATAAAAACCCATTTAGCTGTATATCTGACTTGTCCATCACATAAATCTATAGGGCTGAAGGTTTAAACTACATTTATTCCTCCAATTATTACTAATAGTTGGATCGGCTCATGGACTATAAGAGTTATAGGAAATTAAAACGCACTTCCCTTCTAGTATCATTGATGGTATACtatgaagaaaaataagtaaattataattaaaatatacattttggTAAAATTTTGAAAATCTTGATTAATAAAATTCTCTAGTGATAGATTTTGTTAGGTAAAGATGAAATAGAACAACTATATTATGACAATGAAAATGATTTAATTACTATAAGTAATGTGGACAAATAAACaaattcttttcatatataaaaatgtgtCTTGTCTTGCATAATTGCAATGTAAGACAGTTGTGCTCAACTCCCGAACCTTGCATCCTTCAGCATCAAGCTGGGAGAATCGTAATCTCATCTTGGAACACGTGAATCACCAGACAGCTGGGGGATACATTTGCATCGCAAGTAATGGGTATCCTCCTTCGAAGAGCAAACGAGTCTTGTTGAATGTGTACTTCGCACCGAAAGTCAGGGGTCCAGGCACCCAAATCTGGGCTCACCTTGGCCAACCAGTGAGCTTGACGTGTCTCTACGCAGCTTTTCCGGCTCCTAACGTCATGTGGATCCTAGAAAACCATTTAAGAATGCGGCGTCTGACGGAAGAATATTTCACTAATACGATACAAGACGGACATCCACCTTACACGTAAGTTCTCATTCATCTTCCGAATATTTTATGTTGAGATATTTCATTAGCTGTATGTCATAGAAGCCGATCCCAAAATATTTGTAGCTTATTTACAGGAATGCAGGTAGAAGTGCATGATTGCCTTGCCTATTATttcatcatattatattatatttcctaTTGGGTTATCACTTCTTAAATCAAATCCAATCACAAAATCGATAACAgtataacatttcatatcataatcTTTTCAATTATATTACACATGGATGGTTAATCAAAGTACGAGAAAATAGGTTTGATCCTGTGGGAAGAATGTAGGAGTCCTGAATATTCAGGAAAAGAATTGGGAAAAAGTATTGATATAGAGACGAGTGGAGAAATTTTTTTTGAATGGACAATGAgagacattttgtatatatatatatatatatatatatatatatatatatatatatatatatatatatatatatatatatatatatatatatatatatatatatatatatatatatatatatatatatatatgtatgtatataaagatatatatatatatatatatatatatatatatatatatatatatatatatatataaatgtatatatatacaactatatatatatatagtatatatttgcgtatatatatgcacacacacacacacacacacacacacacatatatatatatatatatatatatatatatatatatatatatatatatatatatatatatatatatatatatatatgtatatatatatatatatatatatatatatatatatatatatataatgtctctcaCTGTCCAATCCAAAATATGTAGGAGTCCTGAATATTCAGGAATACGATTAGGAAAATGGagtgaagaaattctttatgattggacagtgagatatatatatatatatatatatatatatatatatatatatatatatatatatatatatatatatatgaatatataaatttatataaatttatatatatttatatatatacatatatatgtatatatatgcaaatatatatatatatacatatatatatatatatatatatatatatatatatatatatatatatatatatatatatatatacatatatatatatatatatatatatatatatatatatatatatatcaaaaagctAAAAACAGATATCCAGATTAATTATGAGTCTCAGCTCACATACAAATTGAAAAGTTAACATTATTATATTCTGATAAAATATCATGGAATTGGGAATAAAAAACATACTTATTGGTGGTAAACCGAATTGTTACCCTTTGTTAAGATCAACACTGAATGCTTAATAAATCATGCATATTTTGTTGCAATTTATCAACGCAGATTTATTTTGAAATCATtctttaaacaaatattttcacAGAGGAATTCGGAAAGGTTTGACGTCTTttattttatcacacacacacgcgcgtgcacatacacatacacacacatatacagtatatatatatatatatatatatatatatatatatatatatatatatatatatatatatatatatatatatatatatatatatatatatatatatatataggtgcgtgtgtatgtttgtgtacatgtgtatgtgtgtgtaacttaAAATAAGGTATGAAGACTACAAATGTGTGATGACACAGGCGATATTCTGTTCCGTTAGCTTGGCGCCACTACTAGATTtaagtcagtgtgtgtgtgtgtgtgtgtgtgtgtgtgtgtgtgtgtgtagcccatATGCCAACGTGTCTGAATGCCAGAAACAGACACAGGGCACCTTATGGAAAATTTCCTAGCATTCAAAATCTTATCAATGCATTACGTAAGATAGAATACGAGAAGAGAAGATGACTCATGCATCCGTTGGCAAAAGCTATCAATCTCAAATCTCTTAAAGGGAAAGAAACTAATTGACACTATTCTGAGTTTGCGTTTTAGTAAGAATCCCTTCTGGGGTTCTCTAAACAAATCCTGTACAGCTACCGTCACTCATTGCTGGTGTTGTCAAAGTTAACCTTAAAGCTGTATATAAGTGAGTCGGGCAGTCCATACCGTGAAACACAGTTCCACAGAAAGCAAACAGAACAATTGGAAGATAATTCAATTGTTAGCAGCTGGTGTGGCACTATACCAAGGGCGGATCTGGGTATCAAAGCTTTTGAAGGTTTtaaagttgctcatgaatgacagagggaagggacagtgacattgccctagcgggGCACTGCCCTTAAGACtagccatatatgcatatgatcagcgcctaagccccactccactcaagctacgaccaaggagggcctgacAATGGGTGTAAATGACTCAAGAAGATGACCCATAAGATTCTCTTAAACCCTTTAACTTTTATAGTAATGTTGGAATGGATGTAGTATTAGGTATATTACTTGAATGGTAACTAGGAATGGAAGTCATACTTTGGACCTCATCATAAGAGCAGCTTTTACTTGTTTGCCCATCAATGAATCTCGGGGTCTAGAGATCTGCAGTGCATTTCTAAAGTTACACATCTTAATACTAATATCTCCCATCTTTTGATGTTTTTGGTTGGTGGAATATTCAAGCTCTCACAGAATGTGAGATATGAATCACCCCTTATATGGGATACACTCGTAGCCAGCTGCTCGTTTGTTTACACTTGCATTtcaaagtacaatatatatatatatatatatatatatatatatatatatatatatatatatatatatatatatatatatatatacatatatatatatatatatatatatatatatatattatatatatatatatatatataaatatatatatatatatatatatatatatatatatatatatatatatatatatatatatatatatatatatatgtgtgtgtgtgtgtgtgtgtgtgtgtgtatatatatgtatgtatgtatttgcaaaTGACATACTTCTCTTTTAGTGAATCATAAGAAAAATTGCAAGAggtggtagaagatttgaatagagtaagcaggtATGTAGGACTGaatataaatatgagtaaaactaaggtaatgttcaatgaaaattcggagagacaacaaataagacttGAGGACAAGCCTCTGGAGACTGTTGATAAACATGCGTACTTAGGACTGAAAgtaaatgtttcttcaggacacgagactgaaattaaaagaaggataagcacgggagggagagcttttggtaaacaaaatgagattataagaagcaaaatgtcactttttctaaaaagtaaaGCTATCTAATTAGATAGTCCTTCCAGTATTAAGTTATGTATCATAAACTTAGTGtgttactaaaaccttagaacataagatagttacaactcaaagagctaaggcaagaataatgatgggaataacactaaaagacagaaaaagaacatgaatacgagaacaaactaaagtagaggatattcattcaacgtgggaaaaaaagaaaatgaacaaaggcTGGACATATAGTGAGAAGGACAGGTGATAGATGGGCCTTAAGAATAAaggaatgggtccctagggattgcaaaagagattaacgaactaagaaattttgcgggtgttgACTGGTATAAGTTGAAACCATTTTAAGAACATTTAGATAAACAAATAGTATATTTTACATAGACGATCACACTCaagctcgcgcgcacacacacacacacacacacacacacacacacacacacacacatatatatatatatatatatatatatatatatatatatatatatatatatatatatatatatatatatatatgataaattttgcacatttttacgtgtttttcatattcaaataagccatatatatttttgatatattaatgtctggattctcttaccgacctcgggatcagagccccaggcgaaatcacacaaagacaagagcttagctccggccgggaatcgaaccctggtcggcaagcttatatagacagtgactaacccactgtatatatatatatatatatatatatatatatatatatatatattatatatatatgcatatatatatatatatatatatatatatatatatatatatatatatatatataaatatgcatatatatatatatatatatatatatatatatatatatatataatgtgtatgtatatatatatatatatatatatatatatatatatatatatatatatatttatatatatatatatatatatatatatatatatatatatatatatatatatatatatatatatatatatatatatatacacacacacacacacacacacacacatatatatatatatatatatatatatatatatatatatatatatatatatatatatatatatatatttatatatttatgtgtgtgtactcctgtttgtatgtgtgagtgtcAGTGTTTAATAAGATAGCTGCggtttatgtaaatgtttttaaactattttcatcAATACAAAATCCATTTTTTCTAATCATTGTACTTTTGGACGTAACTTGTTTCTAACTACCAAATCATTGTTATAGATCGTCGATAGATTGCCTGAAAATCTTTgtaggagttttatatatatatatatatatatatatatatatatatatatatataaatatatatatatatatatatatatatatatatatatatatatatatatatatatatatatatatatatatatatttttttaattattccgATAGTTTTCTATCTGTTCACTGCAGTCTTAGGAACATTTAGAAAGATTGTATGTCTGATATCAGCCTTCATTAATGCATGAATCAAGATATCAACTGTAATGAACGAAGTTTGGCTTGAGGAAAGATCATCATCTTAAGATATGCTGTTATGTAAAGTGTTCAATTGAATAGCAGCCCTTTGCTATTTTATTAAACACTTAAACATTTCGAATCTTATATCATGTGAACCATTGATACATTGACCTATTCATCCAAAAAGTACTATTACTTTACTGTATAAGCACATAATAACACATCAACCTTTATTGATGTTGGAGAATTTATTCAAGCAACAAGGTTCATTTGTAAAATCTAACTTGCATAATGGAAACCAAAATTGTATCATACATCTTTGATTTTTCACACAGGAACTAAGTATTAAAAATACAGCTGTTCTtaggggaaaaaaagaaagaaataaaaaacgtaaatttacgatATGCTGCATTATTCATGGAAGTAATTGACTGTTTTAATGACAGTATCTAAAGAAATTTGGTAGCATCTTTTGAgaattatcaaaaaagaaaaaaaaagccatataAGAAACAATCTTGTACAGCACGTAAAGAGCCAGTTTGTTATGCCCACTGTAATACTAATTGTGCTTTGCTTAATGTTATTAGTTATGCATTGATGCAATAAGAAACAAAATTAAGAAAGAATGACATTGCAAATTTGGTACTATGAAAGTGTTAGTGATGAACTTATTTTTGGCAAAACAGGCAAATGAAGAGTAGAACACATGAAAATAAGAATTACAATTTTCCTCTTGATAGTTATGTACTTCAAAGTCAAACAAGAGTCggaaattttcttgaatattttctgaaAAGTCCATAAAGAATAACAAGCAATTGCAGATTCTTTAGCTTCTTGGTGGTTTGTCAAGAAATCTGTCCCACTGATAGTGTAGcgtttaatctatctctctcttccatataaagaggagagagagagagagagagagagagagagagagagagagagagagagagagccatatttcCAGACATGTTTTTCTATGACCACAGATGTGGTCTAACACATGTGTAACTTCCCCCCGCGACGTTCTTTTCCAGGCACGATATGACATTGCAGATTAGAAAACTTCTTCCGGGAGATTTTGGTCGCTACActtgctccataagaaataaagaAGGTCAAGGCTCCTACACTACGACTCTAAGAGGTAAGGGTTTTTGTTCCGCTCTGTTTGTTTTCCAAAGCAAACGTTTGCCGTCTTAAGCAAACATTCGTTGTCGTAGGGTCTTTATTGACTTGTCTTTCTCACGTCTGATTATGAACctatttttctagtttatttaaagCAACATTTTAGTGATGATTATGATTTTTAACGTTCAGTCGTGTGGTGAATATAGCGGCGGTTAAATAGAGTTTTAAAAAGGAactagtaaatatattttataaatggtgGTAATTTCACATATTAGAAAAAATTTCATTCACTTAAAATCTCATCAATCATATGCAGTTGACTGAAATGACTCAACATTAGAAATCATCATTTTGAGTGCATAATTGAGGGTGGTTCGTTAGCAACAGTAATGAAAAGTCTTATATCATACCATTTTGTAACAAATCGTTTTGATAGAAAAAGAGGCCTCTTAGTAACTCGATTATTCTTTTCCAACGTGAgcgtgaaataaaaaaatagattatatgttATTGAGTCTTATTCACCCTCTAACACCTTCCACCTTGCAGAGATCACCACAACCATGGCTCCGCCAACGACCTCTTCAACCATCACTACCATAAGCACTTACATAACGACATTGATGACCCATCTGTACAACAGCTTAGGGGCGCCCACGTCTTCCAGATCCCATACCAGTTACGACGACGACACAGTCAACCTTTCAGCTCCACTAATCATCAATTTAACTCCTGATGTGTACAGAGGTTCGTATTTCCCTACTTACTTTATATTTGCTACTGCCTCATTCACCaatctcatatataaaatattgtttcgCAACTAAGAGTGTGAAATAATTTCTCAAGTTATTCTTATTCACAAGAaatcatgaataaagaaaataaaaatgaaaataccgaTGGTGTAAGGCCACGAGAAAAAATGAGTGGGTGCTAGATCTTTCACCTTTAATTTGAGCCTAAGGAATTTTCGATCAAACTACACACAAAGGGATCAGAGAAAGGGCTTAGGACTGACCTCCCTTTGTTTACCTTTTTACTAAATAAAACAAAGTGTTCTTTATAATAGTCTCTCTCCGTTGGTCTCTTAGTCTGTACAATGCCTCATAGTTAAGGCGGAAATTGTTGCATTTCGAAGTTTCCCTTTCCTTttattacatattcagattggttATTGTATTGCAgtcaacatagaatatatatatgtaaatatataaatgcatatatatatatatatatatatatatatatatatatatatacagtatatatataatatgtgtgtgtttgtgtgtttataaaaaaagaacaacaataacaaatgcagctgtttctgtaAAGGCCTCCGACTTGTCCTCAAtgatgtcttgggtttggccacgCTAGTCATTGCgatgtggtgatggtgggagagtttagtctgGGAGCACAAAAAACCCAATATAGTATGAATAGCCTTGACAAACCCTTCCCCCATGTTAAGGAAtccccattcatatatatatatatatatatatatatatatatatatatatatatatatatatatatatatacactgtatatatatatttatacagtatatatataaatgtatatatatatatatatatatatatatatatatatatatatatatatatatatatatatatatatatatatatatatacagtatatatgtactgtatatttatatttatacagtatatatatatacatttatacagtatgtatactctctctctctctctctctctctctctctctctctctctctctctctctctctctctctctctctctatatatatatatatatatatatatatatatagatgtatatatatatatatatatatatatatatatatatatatatatatatatatatatatatatatagtgatagctGGGGTGCTCTTGGGAATcgtaatttaagtaaaaataaaatttccaatgctgctatcatctttttcatatcaattttttttgtGGTCATCAAACaaaatgaccacatagtaaattcaagagattgcaaagcttTTGACTTTGAATTGATAAGACTAACAGAAAATACTGGtcatggatactaaggacgtcataaactgtggctatttAAATATACAATTTGTGGGTAACAAAACTATTCAGATTCGAGAATTGATGAACaaaaaatatttggacatactaccAGAAACATGGTtagataactttgacaaggctatgATCACTGAAATGTCACCCCCGCACACACCTTTCACATttcgagagaaggtaggtctggtggtgtCGGGatcttcattcataaaagttactcaaatctcaaaatgttaaaaagaactagtataacaagctttgaataaatagaaataaatt comes from Palaemon carinicauda isolate YSFRI2023 chromosome 19, ASM3689809v2, whole genome shotgun sequence and encodes:
- the LOC137659153 gene encoding lachesin-like gives rise to the protein MKKVTNIVLSMGEAVIIRDPRMSVQREQRSTWILTITNVTIRDHGYYTCNINTLPPTSIYGFLNVVEPPVLDDKDEVMWVMEGRKAVLTCSAHGTPTPSYKWFREDYNRIRLNSSTYASSWENRNLILEHVNHQTAGGYICIASNGYPPSKSKRVLLNVYFAPKVRGPGTQIWAHLGQPVSLTCLYAAFPAPNVMWILENHLRMRRLTEEYFTNTIQDGHPPYTHDMTLQIRKLLPGDFGRYTCSIRNKEGQGSYTTTLREITTTMAPPTTSSTITTISTYITTLMTHLYNSLGAPTSSRSHTSYDDDTVNLSAPLIINLTPDVYRDSVNKSSNLEVCPYVLALLLLLLLAE